The following coding sequences lie in one Hippopotamus amphibius kiboko isolate mHipAmp2 chromosome 7, mHipAmp2.hap2, whole genome shotgun sequence genomic window:
- the TMEM214 gene encoding transmembrane protein 214 isoform X3, whose amino-acid sequence MRGLCSWQLDLAALQKELDKSQSVFSGNPSVWLKDLASYLNYKLQVPPSEPTLSQHTHDYPYSLVSRELRAVIRGLLAKAAGSLELFFDHCLFTMLQELDKTPGESLHGYRICIQAILQDKPKIATMNLSKFLELLRSHQSRPAKCLTIMWALGQAGFANLTEGLRVWLGIMLPVLGIKSLSPFAIAYLDRLLLMHPNLTKGFGMIGPKDLFPLLDFAYMPNNSLTPSLQEQLCQLYPRLKVLAFGAKPESTLHTYFPSFLSRATPGCPPEMKKELLSSLTECLKVDPLSTSVWRQLYPKHLSQSSLLLEHLLRSWERIPKKTQKSLQETIQSFKLTNQDLLRKGSCSSQEAIACAAACKSLLQQTRGFRLPWTRLLVLVLVFAIGFLCHDIRSHSSFQASLSGRLLQSSGVLLAGQQACIKIYSYSLKSYSWLEETWPVWGSHLLTVLRPSVQLAWAHTNATVSFLSAHCASHLAWFSDGLTSLSHRIQLPGALNQLLHSLRGLLLSLYQNVLLPTWHLLLEALARVQERCHEACRGEVTWDCVKTQLGEAVHWTWLCLQDTTVAFLDWALAMISQQ is encoded by the exons ATGAGGGGCCTGTGTTCCTGGCAGCTGGACCTGGCAGCTTTGCAGAAGGAACTGGACAAAAGCCAGAGCGTGTTCTCTGGGAATCCATCCGTGTGGTTGAAGGACCTGGCCAGCTATCTCAACTACAAGCTCCAAGTACCTCCAAGTGAACCCACGCTAAGCCAGCATACTCACG ATTATCCTTACAGCCTGGTGAGCCGGGAGCTGCGTGCGGTCATCCGAGGGCTACTGGCAAAGGCAGCAGGGTCCCTGGAGCTCTTTTTTGACCACTGTCTATTCACCATGCTACAGGAGCTGGATAAGACGCCAG GGGAGTCACTACACGGTTACCGCATCTGTATCCAGGCCATTCTGCAGGACAAGCCCAAGATCGCCACCATGAACTTGAGcaag TTCCTGGAACTGCTGAGGTCCCACCAGAGCCGACCAGCGAAGTGTCTGACCATCATGTGGGCACTGGGTCAAGCAGGTTTCGCCAACCTCACCGAGGGACTGAGAG TGTGGCTGGGGATCATGCTGCCTGTGCTGGGCATCAAATCTCTGTCTCCCTTCGCCATCGCGTACCTGGATCGGCTGCTCCT GATGCACCCCAACCTCACCAAGGGCTTTGGCATGATTGGCCCCAAGGACTTATTCCCACTTCTGGACTTTGCCTATATGCCCAACAACTCCCTGACCCCCAG CCTGCAGGAGCAGCTGTGTCAGCTCTACCCACGACTGAAGGTGCTGGCATTTGGGGCGAAGCCAGAATCCACCCTGCATACCTacttcccctccttcctgtccAGAGCCACCCCTGGTTGCCCTCCAGAGATGAAGAAAGAG CTCCTGAGCAGCCTGACTGAGTGCCTGAAGGTGGACCCCCTCAGCACCAGCGTCTGGAGGCAGCTGTACCCCAAGCACCTGTCACAGTccag CCTGCTGCTGGAGCACTTGCTCAGGTCCTGGGAGCGGATTCCCAAGAAG ACGCAGAAGTCTTTGCAAGAAACCATTCAGTCCTTCAAGCTTACCAACCAGGACCTGCTACGGAAGGGCAGCTGCAGCAGTCAGGAGGCCATCGCCTGTGCCGCGGCCTGCAAG AGTCTGTTGCAGCAGACACGGGGCTTCCGGCTGCCCTGGACACGGCTACTCGTTTTGGTGTTGGTCTTTGCCATAGGTTTCCTGTGCCACGACATCCGGTCACACAGCTCTTTCCAGG CCTCCCTTTCTGGCCGGTTGCTTCAGTCATCTGGTGTCTTGCTTGCTGGCCAACAAGCGTGTATCAAGATCTACTCCTACAGCCTGAAAAGCTACAG CTGGCTGGAGGAGACATGGCCGGTCTGGGGCTCCCACCTGCTGACCGTGCTGAGACCCAGCGTGCAGCTGGCCTGGGCCCACACCAACGCCACAGTCAGCTTCCTTTCTGCCCACTGTGCCTCCCACCTTGCCTGGTTCAGTGACGGCCTCACCAGCCTCTCCCACAGG ATCCAGCTCCCTGGTGCCCTGAACCAGCTGCTCCATTCTCTGAGGGGGCTGCTCCTGTCTCTTTACCAGAACGTCCTGCTGCCCACATGGCACTTGCTGCTTGAGGCCCTGGCCCGTGTCCAGGAGCGCTGCCACGAGGCATGCAG AGGTGAGGTGACCTGGGACTGCGTGAAGACACAGCTCGGTGAGGCCGTCCACTGGACCTGGCTCTGCCTACAGGACACCACAGTGGCTTTCTTGGACTGGGCACTTGCCATGATATCCCAGCAGTAG
- the AGBL5 gene encoding cytosolic carboxypeptidase-like protein 5 isoform X1, with protein sequence MELRCGGLLFSSRFDSGNLAHVEKVESVSGDGEGVAGGALGCTSSIASSPDYEFNVWTRPDCAETEFENGNRSWFYFSVRGGTPGKLIKINIMNMNKQSKLYSQGMAPFVRTLPTRPRWERIRDRPTFEMTETQFVLSFVHRFVEGRGATTFFAFCYPFSYSDCQDLLNQLDQRFLENHSTHSSPLDTIYYHRETLCYSLDGLRVDLLTISSCHGLREDREPRLEQLFPDASTPRPFCFTGKRIFFLSSRVHPGETPSSFVFNGFLDFILRPDDPRAQTLRRLFVFKLIPMLNPDGVVRGHYRTDSRGVNLNRQYLKPDAVLHPAIYGAKAVLLYHHVHSRLNSKNPSEYQHSPHLPPDAPLSELEKADNLQNEAHLGHLSDGANPEAWTQTEPAAQKPNSVWVMPQKSAEAEQPAPDTIPPRESGVAYYVDLHGHASKRGCFMYGNSFSDENTQVENMLYPKLISLNSAHFDFQGCNFSEKNMYARDRRDGQSKEGSGRVAIYKASGIIHSYTLECNYNTGRSVNSIPAACHDNGRASPPPLPAFPSRYTVELFEQVGRAMAIAALDMAECNPWPRIVLSEHSSLTNLRAWMLRHVRSSRGLSTAVNMGLNRKKGSRAPPRSNTVNGHLLLCSGLPVSCSENTLSRARSFSTGTSAGGSSSSQQNSPQMKNSPSFPFHGSRPAGLPGLGSSTQKISHRVLGPVREPRSQDRRRRQQPLTHRPTSSSLVPSPTPAGSNPASSHMGSYLLPDSLSISGSNCSFLSSGDKPEAVMVIGKGLLGAGPRIPCIRTRLQARPRLGQGSPSTRRGMRGSSGPTSPMPPTMESSELEPGPHSTPRLPQARPQRPHSAPAFSPISCSLSDSQSRICYSGGPLGQTEVCFVPKSPPLTVSPRV encoded by the exons ATGGAGCTGCGCTGTGGGGGATTGCTGTTCAGTTCTCGCTTTGATTCAGGGAACCTAGCCCACGTGGAGAAGGTGGAATCTGTGTCTGGTGATGGGGAAGGAGTAGCAGGTGGAGCATTAGGCTGCACCAGCAGCATTGCCTCTTCCCCTGACTATGAGTTCAACGTGTGGACCCGACCAGATTGTGCTGAAACAGAATTTGAGAATGGCAACAG GTCATGGTTCTACTTCAGTGTCCGGGGAGGAACTCCAGGGAAACTCATCAAGATCAACATCATGAACATGAACAAACAAAGCAAGCTGTATTCCCAGGGCATGGCCCCCTTTGTGCGCACACTGCCCACCCGGCCACGCTGGGAACGCATTCGAGACCGGCCCACCTTCGAG ATGACGGAGACGCAGTTTGTGTTATCCTTTGTTCACCGTTTCGTGGAAGGCCGTGGGGCCACCACCTTCTTCGCCTTCTGCTACCCCTTCTCCTACAGTGACTGCCAGGATTTGCTAAACCAGCTCGACCAGCGCTTTCTGGAGAACCACTCTACCCACAGCAG CCCCCTGGATACCATCTATTACCACCGAGAGACCCTATGCTATTCTCTGGATGGACTTCGTGTAGATCTGCTAACGATCAGTTCCTGCCATGGGCTTCGAGAAGATCGAGAGCCCCGTCTAGAGCAGCTATTTCCTGATGCCAGCACCCCCCGACCATTCTGTTTCACAGGCAAGAGG ATATTCTTCTTAAGCAGTAGGGTACACCCTGGGGAGACTCCGTCCAGCTTTGTCTTCAATGGCTTTCTGGACTTCATCCTTCGACCTGACGACCCCCGGGCCCAAACCCTACGTCGCCTCTTTGTCTTTAAGCTGATTCCCATGTTGAACCCCGATGGTGTAGTCCGGGGCCACTACCG CACAGACTCGCGTGGAGTGAATCTGAACCGTCAGTACCTGAAGCCTGATGCAGTCCTGCACCCGGCCATCTATGGGGCTAAAGCTGTGCTTCTCTACCACCACGTGCACTCCCGTCTGAACTCCAAGAATCCCTCTGAGTACCAGCacagtccccacctccctcctgatGCTCCCCTTTCTGAACTTGAGAAAGCCGACAATCTCCAAAATGAAGCTCACCTTGGGCACTTATCTGACGGGGCTAACCCTGAGGCCTGGACACAGACTGAGCCAGCAGCGCAGAAGCCCAACAGTGTCTGGGTTATGCCACAAAAGTCCGCTGAGGCTGAGCAGCCAGCCCCCGACACCATCCCCCCCAGAGAGAGTGGTGTTGCTTACTACGTGGACCTGCACGGACATGCTTCCAAAAGGGGCTGCTTCATGTATGGAAACAGCTTTAGTGACGAGAACACCCAG GTGGAAAATATGCTGTATCCAAAGCTCATCTCCTTGAACTCAGCCCACTTTGACTTCCAGGGCTGCAATTTCTCAGAGAAGAACATGTATGCCCGAGACCGTAGAGATGGCCAGTCTAAAGAGGGAAGCGGCCGGGTTGCAATCTACAAAGCCTCAGGGATAATCCACAG CTACACACTTGAATGCAACTACAACACCGGACGCTCAGTGAACAGCATCCCTGCCGCCTGCCATGACAACGGGCGTgccagcccccctcccctgccgGCCTTCCCCTCCAGATACACTGTGGAACTGTTTGAGCAG GTGGGACGAGCTATGGCCATTGCGGCTCTGGACATGGCAGAATGTAACCCGTGGCCCCGAATCGTGCTGTCAGAGCACAGCAGCCTCACAAACCTCCGGGCCTGGATGCTGAGACACGTGCGCAGCAGCCGAGGCCTGAGCACCGCGGTGAACATGGGGCTCAACCGGAAGAAAGGCTCTCGAGCTCCACCCAGAAGTAACAC GGTTAACGGGCATCTGCTTCTTTGCAGTGGACTGCCTGTTTCCTGCTCTGAAAATACCTTGAGCCGAGCGCGAAGCTTTAGCACTGGCACAAGTGCTGGGGGTAGCAGCAGCAGTCAGCAAAATTCTCCACAGATGAAGAACTCCCCCAGCTTTCCTTTTCATGGCAGTCGGCCTGCAGGGCTGCCAGGCCTGGGCTCCAGCACCCAAAAGATCAGCCACCGGGTGCTGGGCCCCGTCAGAG AGCCCCGAAGCCAGGACAGGAGACGGCGTCAGCAGCCACTGACCCATCGCCCTACTTCAAGCAGCCTGGTCCCATCCCCAACTCCTGCTGGTTCTAACCCAGCCTCTTCACACATGGGCTCTTACCTACTGCCCGACTCACTCAGCATATCAG GGAGCAACTGCTCATTCCTGTCCTCAGGGGACAAGCCCGAGGCTGTCATGGTGATTGGGAAAGGTCTGCTAGGGGCTGGACCTCGGATTCCCTGTATCAGGACCCGACTGCAG GCTAGGCCCAGGTTGGGCCAGGGCTCACCGTCGACTCGCAGAGGGATGAGAGGCTCTTCAGGCCCCACCTCCCCTATGCCTCCGACCATGGAGAGCAGTGAGCTGGAGCCGGGACCCCACTCCACACCACG GCTGCCTCAAGCCAGGCCCCAACGGCCCCACTCCGCCCCTGCCTTTTCTCCTATTTCCTGTAGTCTGTCGGACTCCCAGTCCCGAATTTGTTATAGTGGGGGGCCCTTGGGCCAAACTGAGGTTTGTTTTGTCCCTAAGTCTCCCCCACTCACTGTTTCTCCCCGGGTCTGA
- the AGBL5 gene encoding cytosolic carboxypeptidase-like protein 5 isoform X3, whose amino-acid sequence MELRCGGLLFSSRFDSGNLAHVEKVESVSGDGEGVAGGALGCTSSIASSPDYEFNVWTRPDCAETEFENGNRSWFYFSVRGGTPGKLIKINIMNMNKQSKLYSQGMAPFVRTLPTRPRWERIRDRPTFEMTETQFVLSFVHRFVEGRGATTFFAFCYPFSYSDCQDLLNQLDQRFLENHSTHSSPLDTIYYHRETLCYSLDGLRVDLLTISSCHGLREDREPRLEQLFPDASTPRPFCFTGKRIFFLSSRVHPGETPSSFVFNGFLDFILRPDDPRAQTLRRLFVFKLIPMLNPDGVVRGHYRTDSRGVNLNRQYLKPDAVLHPAIYGAKAVLLYHHVHSRLNSKNPSEYQHSPHLPPDAPLSELEKADNLQNEAHLGHLSDGANPEAWTQTEPAAQKPNSVWVMPQKSAEAEQPAPDTIPPRESGVAYYVDLHGHASKRGCFMYGNSFSDENTQVENMLYPKLISLNSAHFDFQGCNFSEKNMYARDRRDGQSKEGSGRVAIYKASGIIHSYTLECNYNTGRSVNSIPAACHDNGRASPPPLPAFPSRYTVELFEQVGRAMAIAALDMAECNPWPRIVLSEHSSLTNLRAWMLRHVRSSRGLSTAVNMGLNRKKGSRAPPRSNTGLPVSCSENTLSRARSFSTGTSAGGSSSSQQNSPQMKNSPSFPFHGSRPAGLPGLGSSTQKISHRVLGPVRGKLVWEPLQQVFSCLGHCWGK is encoded by the exons ATGGAGCTGCGCTGTGGGGGATTGCTGTTCAGTTCTCGCTTTGATTCAGGGAACCTAGCCCACGTGGAGAAGGTGGAATCTGTGTCTGGTGATGGGGAAGGAGTAGCAGGTGGAGCATTAGGCTGCACCAGCAGCATTGCCTCTTCCCCTGACTATGAGTTCAACGTGTGGACCCGACCAGATTGTGCTGAAACAGAATTTGAGAATGGCAACAG GTCATGGTTCTACTTCAGTGTCCGGGGAGGAACTCCAGGGAAACTCATCAAGATCAACATCATGAACATGAACAAACAAAGCAAGCTGTATTCCCAGGGCATGGCCCCCTTTGTGCGCACACTGCCCACCCGGCCACGCTGGGAACGCATTCGAGACCGGCCCACCTTCGAG ATGACGGAGACGCAGTTTGTGTTATCCTTTGTTCACCGTTTCGTGGAAGGCCGTGGGGCCACCACCTTCTTCGCCTTCTGCTACCCCTTCTCCTACAGTGACTGCCAGGATTTGCTAAACCAGCTCGACCAGCGCTTTCTGGAGAACCACTCTACCCACAGCAG CCCCCTGGATACCATCTATTACCACCGAGAGACCCTATGCTATTCTCTGGATGGACTTCGTGTAGATCTGCTAACGATCAGTTCCTGCCATGGGCTTCGAGAAGATCGAGAGCCCCGTCTAGAGCAGCTATTTCCTGATGCCAGCACCCCCCGACCATTCTGTTTCACAGGCAAGAGG ATATTCTTCTTAAGCAGTAGGGTACACCCTGGGGAGACTCCGTCCAGCTTTGTCTTCAATGGCTTTCTGGACTTCATCCTTCGACCTGACGACCCCCGGGCCCAAACCCTACGTCGCCTCTTTGTCTTTAAGCTGATTCCCATGTTGAACCCCGATGGTGTAGTCCGGGGCCACTACCG CACAGACTCGCGTGGAGTGAATCTGAACCGTCAGTACCTGAAGCCTGATGCAGTCCTGCACCCGGCCATCTATGGGGCTAAAGCTGTGCTTCTCTACCACCACGTGCACTCCCGTCTGAACTCCAAGAATCCCTCTGAGTACCAGCacagtccccacctccctcctgatGCTCCCCTTTCTGAACTTGAGAAAGCCGACAATCTCCAAAATGAAGCTCACCTTGGGCACTTATCTGACGGGGCTAACCCTGAGGCCTGGACACAGACTGAGCCAGCAGCGCAGAAGCCCAACAGTGTCTGGGTTATGCCACAAAAGTCCGCTGAGGCTGAGCAGCCAGCCCCCGACACCATCCCCCCCAGAGAGAGTGGTGTTGCTTACTACGTGGACCTGCACGGACATGCTTCCAAAAGGGGCTGCTTCATGTATGGAAACAGCTTTAGTGACGAGAACACCCAG GTGGAAAATATGCTGTATCCAAAGCTCATCTCCTTGAACTCAGCCCACTTTGACTTCCAGGGCTGCAATTTCTCAGAGAAGAACATGTATGCCCGAGACCGTAGAGATGGCCAGTCTAAAGAGGGAAGCGGCCGGGTTGCAATCTACAAAGCCTCAGGGATAATCCACAG CTACACACTTGAATGCAACTACAACACCGGACGCTCAGTGAACAGCATCCCTGCCGCCTGCCATGACAACGGGCGTgccagcccccctcccctgccgGCCTTCCCCTCCAGATACACTGTGGAACTGTTTGAGCAG GTGGGACGAGCTATGGCCATTGCGGCTCTGGACATGGCAGAATGTAACCCGTGGCCCCGAATCGTGCTGTCAGAGCACAGCAGCCTCACAAACCTCCGGGCCTGGATGCTGAGACACGTGCGCAGCAGCCGAGGCCTGAGCACCGCGGTGAACATGGGGCTCAACCGGAAGAAAGGCTCTCGAGCTCCACCCAGAAGTAACAC TGGACTGCCTGTTTCCTGCTCTGAAAATACCTTGAGCCGAGCGCGAAGCTTTAGCACTGGCACAAGTGCTGGGGGTAGCAGCAGCAGTCAGCAAAATTCTCCACAGATGAAGAACTCCCCCAGCTTTCCTTTTCATGGCAGTCGGCCTGCAGGGCTGCCAGGCCTGGGCTCCAGCACCCAAAAGATCAGCCACCGGGTGCTGGGCCCCGTCAGAGGTAAGCTAGTCTGGGAGCCCCTGCAACAGGTGTTCAGTTGTCTGGGGCATTGCTGGGGGAAGTGA
- the AGBL5 gene encoding cytosolic carboxypeptidase-like protein 5 isoform X2: MELRCGGLLFSSRFDSGNLAHVEKVESVSGDGEGVAGGALGCTSSIASSPDYEFNVWTRPDCAETEFENGNRSWFYFSVRGGTPGKLIKINIMNMNKQSKLYSQGMAPFVRTLPTRPRWERIRDRPTFEMTETQFVLSFVHRFVEGRGATTFFAFCYPFSYSDCQDLLNQLDQRFLENHSTHSSPLDTIYYHRETLCYSLDGLRVDLLTISSCHGLREDREPRLEQLFPDASTPRPFCFTGKRIFFLSSRVHPGETPSSFVFNGFLDFILRPDDPRAQTLRRLFVFKLIPMLNPDGVVRGHYRTDSRGVNLNRQYLKPDAVLHPAIYGAKAVLLYHHVHSRLNSKNPSEYQHSPHLPPDAPLSELEKADNLQNEAHLGHLSDGANPEAWTQTEPAAQKPNSVWVMPQKSAEAEQPAPDTIPPRESGVAYYVDLHGHASKRGCFMYGNSFSDENTQVENMLYPKLISLNSAHFDFQGCNFSEKNMYARDRRDGQSKEGSGRVAIYKASGIIHSYTLECNYNTGRSVNSIPAACHDNGRASPPPLPAFPSRYTVELFEQVGRAMAIAALDMAECNPWPRIVLSEHSSLTNLRAWMLRHVRSSRGLSTAVNMGLNRKKGSRAPPRSNTGLPVSCSENTLSRARSFSTGTSAGGSSSSQQNSPQMKNSPSFPFHGSRPAGLPGLGSSTQKISHRVLGPVREPRSQDRRRRQQPLTHRPTSSSLVPSPTPAGSNPASSHMGSYLLPDSLSISGSNCSFLSSGDKPEAVMVIGKGLLGAGPRIPCIRTRLQARPRLGQGSPSTRRGMRGSSGPTSPMPPTMESSELEPGPHSTPRLPQARPQRPHSAPAFSPISCSLSDSQSRICYSGGPLGQTEVCFVPKSPPLTVSPRV, from the exons ATGGAGCTGCGCTGTGGGGGATTGCTGTTCAGTTCTCGCTTTGATTCAGGGAACCTAGCCCACGTGGAGAAGGTGGAATCTGTGTCTGGTGATGGGGAAGGAGTAGCAGGTGGAGCATTAGGCTGCACCAGCAGCATTGCCTCTTCCCCTGACTATGAGTTCAACGTGTGGACCCGACCAGATTGTGCTGAAACAGAATTTGAGAATGGCAACAG GTCATGGTTCTACTTCAGTGTCCGGGGAGGAACTCCAGGGAAACTCATCAAGATCAACATCATGAACATGAACAAACAAAGCAAGCTGTATTCCCAGGGCATGGCCCCCTTTGTGCGCACACTGCCCACCCGGCCACGCTGGGAACGCATTCGAGACCGGCCCACCTTCGAG ATGACGGAGACGCAGTTTGTGTTATCCTTTGTTCACCGTTTCGTGGAAGGCCGTGGGGCCACCACCTTCTTCGCCTTCTGCTACCCCTTCTCCTACAGTGACTGCCAGGATTTGCTAAACCAGCTCGACCAGCGCTTTCTGGAGAACCACTCTACCCACAGCAG CCCCCTGGATACCATCTATTACCACCGAGAGACCCTATGCTATTCTCTGGATGGACTTCGTGTAGATCTGCTAACGATCAGTTCCTGCCATGGGCTTCGAGAAGATCGAGAGCCCCGTCTAGAGCAGCTATTTCCTGATGCCAGCACCCCCCGACCATTCTGTTTCACAGGCAAGAGG ATATTCTTCTTAAGCAGTAGGGTACACCCTGGGGAGACTCCGTCCAGCTTTGTCTTCAATGGCTTTCTGGACTTCATCCTTCGACCTGACGACCCCCGGGCCCAAACCCTACGTCGCCTCTTTGTCTTTAAGCTGATTCCCATGTTGAACCCCGATGGTGTAGTCCGGGGCCACTACCG CACAGACTCGCGTGGAGTGAATCTGAACCGTCAGTACCTGAAGCCTGATGCAGTCCTGCACCCGGCCATCTATGGGGCTAAAGCTGTGCTTCTCTACCACCACGTGCACTCCCGTCTGAACTCCAAGAATCCCTCTGAGTACCAGCacagtccccacctccctcctgatGCTCCCCTTTCTGAACTTGAGAAAGCCGACAATCTCCAAAATGAAGCTCACCTTGGGCACTTATCTGACGGGGCTAACCCTGAGGCCTGGACACAGACTGAGCCAGCAGCGCAGAAGCCCAACAGTGTCTGGGTTATGCCACAAAAGTCCGCTGAGGCTGAGCAGCCAGCCCCCGACACCATCCCCCCCAGAGAGAGTGGTGTTGCTTACTACGTGGACCTGCACGGACATGCTTCCAAAAGGGGCTGCTTCATGTATGGAAACAGCTTTAGTGACGAGAACACCCAG GTGGAAAATATGCTGTATCCAAAGCTCATCTCCTTGAACTCAGCCCACTTTGACTTCCAGGGCTGCAATTTCTCAGAGAAGAACATGTATGCCCGAGACCGTAGAGATGGCCAGTCTAAAGAGGGAAGCGGCCGGGTTGCAATCTACAAAGCCTCAGGGATAATCCACAG CTACACACTTGAATGCAACTACAACACCGGACGCTCAGTGAACAGCATCCCTGCCGCCTGCCATGACAACGGGCGTgccagcccccctcccctgccgGCCTTCCCCTCCAGATACACTGTGGAACTGTTTGAGCAG GTGGGACGAGCTATGGCCATTGCGGCTCTGGACATGGCAGAATGTAACCCGTGGCCCCGAATCGTGCTGTCAGAGCACAGCAGCCTCACAAACCTCCGGGCCTGGATGCTGAGACACGTGCGCAGCAGCCGAGGCCTGAGCACCGCGGTGAACATGGGGCTCAACCGGAAGAAAGGCTCTCGAGCTCCACCCAGAAGTAACAC TGGACTGCCTGTTTCCTGCTCTGAAAATACCTTGAGCCGAGCGCGAAGCTTTAGCACTGGCACAAGTGCTGGGGGTAGCAGCAGCAGTCAGCAAAATTCTCCACAGATGAAGAACTCCCCCAGCTTTCCTTTTCATGGCAGTCGGCCTGCAGGGCTGCCAGGCCTGGGCTCCAGCACCCAAAAGATCAGCCACCGGGTGCTGGGCCCCGTCAGAG AGCCCCGAAGCCAGGACAGGAGACGGCGTCAGCAGCCACTGACCCATCGCCCTACTTCAAGCAGCCTGGTCCCATCCCCAACTCCTGCTGGTTCTAACCCAGCCTCTTCACACATGGGCTCTTACCTACTGCCCGACTCACTCAGCATATCAG GGAGCAACTGCTCATTCCTGTCCTCAGGGGACAAGCCCGAGGCTGTCATGGTGATTGGGAAAGGTCTGCTAGGGGCTGGACCTCGGATTCCCTGTATCAGGACCCGACTGCAG GCTAGGCCCAGGTTGGGCCAGGGCTCACCGTCGACTCGCAGAGGGATGAGAGGCTCTTCAGGCCCCACCTCCCCTATGCCTCCGACCATGGAGAGCAGTGAGCTGGAGCCGGGACCCCACTCCACACCACG GCTGCCTCAAGCCAGGCCCCAACGGCCCCACTCCGCCCCTGCCTTTTCTCCTATTTCCTGTAGTCTGTCGGACTCCCAGTCCCGAATTTGTTATAGTGGGGGGCCCTTGGGCCAAACTGAGGTTTGTTTTGTCCCTAAGTCTCCCCCACTCACTGTTTCTCCCCGGGTCTGA
- the OST4 gene encoding dolichyl-diphosphooligosaccharide--protein glycosyltransferase subunit 4, translating to MITDVQLAIFANMLGVSLFLLVVLYHYVAVNNPKKQE from the coding sequence ATGATCACGGACGTGCAGCTCGCCATCTTCGCCAACATGCTGGGCGTGTCGCTCTTCCTGCTTGTCGTTCTCTATCACTACGTGGCCGTCAACAATCCCAAGAAGCAGGAATGA